A stretch of Suncus etruscus isolate mSunEtr1 chromosome 9, mSunEtr1.pri.cur, whole genome shotgun sequence DNA encodes these proteins:
- the OCSTAMP gene encoding osteoclast stimulatory transmembrane protein codes for MAESILIFTETLAQCGIKLSLFRWRFWPSRLCKLLAPLQAVWLTFSQPVPASCGQLLTQLLLCGFLAAVTASLTYRWLVSSLLCPPAPSTIVAIVYGLLLFLLLGLVAPARCLFALSVPALCTRQSRRLLLSYSIATLAAEVVPNVLANMGAVGQVLRCISEGSMENLLNSTYQLNTATKALGRNHFQAVSVQLQGNGSAFLSHMLGVTQQVLADFSDLESLARGAMLGVRRVVGGLFVLGLLADSAYYLHRYLMNLHFDNIYATVQLAQLLEQTGATHLLNPPPSWLIWANRLRLSPRELLSCLPMLVLLTPLLLTTVLLVATDHLAFLLAQAAMGWAQELPVVPITLIIKYDAAYTVLDFIPFLFNQPPIESPFISTHRTFQWELRFTSPNCSLLSPQRPHTAAPLVAGALQLIAGFMVLLETYSHRLRHTVAASFFEEQEVRRVHYLQARLQRRYDRHRASRCPRVLPPGTPRGDAGLLDSDIQSRGDRKDNDGQI; via the exons ATGGCCGAGTCCATCCTGATATTCACAGAG ACATTGGCCCAGTGTGGCATCAAGTTGTCCTTGTTCAG GTGGAGGTTCTGGCCCTCCAGGCTCTGCAAATTGCTTGCTCCACTACAGGCTGTCTGGCTCACCTTCTCCCAGCCTGTCCCAGCCAGCTGTGGCCAGCTGCTGACCCAGCTCCTCTTATGTGGTTTCTTGGCGGCAGTGACTGCAAGTCTGACCTACCGGTGGCTGGTGTCTTCCCTGCTCTGTCCCCCAGCGCCCTCAACCATAGTGGCCATCGTCTATGGCCTTCTGCTCTTCCTGCTCCTGGGGTTGGTGGCCCCAGCACGCTGCCTTTTTGCACTCAGTGTGCCCGCCCTGTGCACGAGGCAGAGCCGCCGCCTGCTGCTGTCCTACAGCATCGCTACACTGGCTGCGGAGGTGGTGCCCAACGTCCTGGCCAACATGGGCGCAGTGGGCCAGGTACTGAGGTGCATCTCGGAAGGCTCCATGGAGAATCTCCTCAATAGCACTTACCAGCTGAACACAGCGACTAAGGCTCTGGGCCGCAACCATTTCCAGGCTGTGAGCGTCCAACTTCAGGGAAACggctctgcctttctctctcaCATGCTAGGGGTCACTCAGCAGGTCCTGGCTGACTTCTCTGACCTGGAGTCCCTGGCCAGAGGTGCAATGCTGGGCGTCCGGAGGGTGGTCGGAGGGCTTTTTGTATTGGGTCTCCTGGCAGATTCCGCCTACTATCTCCATCGATACCTCATGAACCTGCACTTTGATAATATCTATGCCACAGTGCAATTGGCTCAGTTACTGGAGCAGACCGGGGCCACACACCTGCTGAATCCCCCACCATCCTGGCTGATATGGGCAAATCGGCTTCGGCTGTCCCCCCGAGAACTGCTAAGCTGTCTGCCCATGCTGGTGCTGCTCACCCCACTCCTGCTGACCACAGTCCTGTTGGTAGCCACTGACCACCTGGCCTTCCTCCTGGCACAGGCAGCCATGGGCTGGGCTCAGGAGCTGCCTGTGGTGCCCATCACGCTCATAATCAAGTACGAT GCAGCATACACGGTCCTGGACTTCATCCCTTTCCTTTTCAATCAGCCCCCCATCGAGAGCCCTTTTATCTCCACCCACCGGACCTTTCAGTGGGAACTTCGCTTCACCTCCCCAAACTGTTCACTGCTATCTCCCCAGCGACCCCACACAGCAGCCCCCCTGGTTGCCGGAGCCCTGCAGCTGATAGCTGGATTCATGGTCCTGCTAGAAACCTACAGTCATCGCCTGAGACACACTGTAGCCGCTTCCTTCTTCGAGGAGCAGGAGGTGAGGAGAGTCCATTACCTCCAAGCCCGGCTCCAGCGCAGATATGATAGGCACCGGGCCAGCCGTTGCCCTAGGGTTCTTCCTCCAGGCACCCCACGTGGAGACGCAGGCCTACTGGACAGTGACATACAGAGCAGAGGTGACAGAAAGGACAATGATGGACAAATCTGA